The Hemibagrus wyckioides isolate EC202008001 linkage group LG15, SWU_Hwy_1.0, whole genome shotgun sequence genome window below encodes:
- the rnf207b gene encoding RING finger protein 207 isoform X3: MSGGIFSPLDKLFDPDSANCHPLVCHLCREQYEHPCLLDCYHTFCASCLRGRAVDSRLTCPLCGHQSVVKGVNALPPEDRLLKFLVDNSADSEEVVQCANCDWECKKQDVDAMYYCNTCNQPLCGNCREATHKAKMFSRHEIVSLAKRTKEAHKKCALHEELYIMFSTEKKSMLCINCFRDMPVESRAHCIDIETAYMQGCEKLDQAVLAVKELQTSAREAIVLLKAMIGEVRANVDEEESAICTLFNSMQEKLAERKKILLKAAQSQHEEKERAFKEQLSHLAALLPTLQVHLVTCSAFLSSANKFEFLDMGYQLMERLKKIVKLPHRLRPSQSSKINTEYRSEFARCLEPLLLLGQRRSVSTAGSVSGLGNSGGLLPSVTCHSQTGGHMTLDSSVVRKPTSHRYISTKVLLAEGGESPFMEHCRNYENSYKNLQTEIQKLKDQVQETHRDLTKHHSLIKTDTMSEILDRSLEMDREISLEYKSVEMMRAIFEEIWEETFQRVANEQEIYEAQLHDLVQLKQENSFLTTIARQIGPYIRSIAKVKERLEPSRLKEPKELKDDRTETMLKLYEDSSMEADTQHSNELTCAHEDFCTLNLSDDSGLKSKDLYRLNKQKCTADTSHCVPVKPQLS; encoded by the exons ATGTCTGGAGGAATCTTCTCTCCTTTGGATAAACTTTTCGACCCAGACAGTGCAAACTGCCATCCGCTGGTGTGTCACTTGTGCCGTGAGCAATATGAGCATCCGTGCCTACTGGATTGTTACCACACTTTCTGTGCCAGCTGCCTGCGTGGTAGAGCCGTGGACAGCCGACTCACATGCCCCCTCTGTGG GCACCAGTCTGTTGTGAAAGGGGTGAATGCGCTTCCTCCAGAGGACCGTCTGCTCAAGTTCTTGGTGGATAATTCTGCAGACAGCGAGGAAGTCGTACAGTGTGCCAACTGTGACTGGGAGTGCAAGAAACAG GATGTGGATGCAATGTATTATTGCAACACTTGCAACCAGCCCCTGTGTGGAAACTGCAGAGAAGCCACCCACAAGGCCAAGATGTTCTCGCGCCATGAAATTGTTTCCCTGGCCAAGCGCACCAAAGAAGCCCACAAAAAGTGTG CCCTCCATGAAGAACTATACATCATGTTCTCTACGGAGAAGAAGTCTATGCTTTGCATCAACTGTTTCAGAGACATGCCAGT GGAGAGCAGAGCGCACTGCATTGATATTGAGACAGCCTATATGCAAGGCTGTGAAAAACTGGACCAAGCCGTTTTA GCTGTGAAGGAACTCCAGACATCAGCACGAGAAGCCATTGTTCTCCTGAAAGCTATGATCGGAGAAGTCAGGGCGAACGTGGACGAGGAGGAGAGTGCGATTTGTACCCTTTTTAACAGCATGCAG GAAAAACTAGCTGAGAGAAAGAAGATTCTGCTGAAAGCAGCTCAAAG CCAGCATGAGGAGAAGGAACGGGCTTTTAAAGAGCAGCTGTCACACCTGGCTGCACTGCTGCCAACTCTCCAG GTGCATCTGGTTACATGCTCTGCTTTCCTTAGTTCAGCAAATAAGTTTGAGTTTCTAGACATGGGTTAT CAACTTATGGAGAGGCTGAAGAAGATTGTAAAGCTGCCTCACAGACTGAGACCATCTCAGAGCAGTAAG atcaACACGGAGTATCGATCGGAATTTGCCCGCTGTTTGGAGCCCCTGTTACTTCTAGGTCAGCGGCGCTCAGTGTCCACAGCAGGCAGTGTCTCAGGACTGGGCAACAGCGGTGGATT GCTCCCATCTGTGACCTGTCACTCCCAAACAGGCGGACATATGACTCTAGATTCCTCAGTGGTCCGAAAGCCCACTTCTCACCGCTACATCAGCACTAAGGTCCTCTTGGCTGAGGGTGGAGAGAGTCCCTTCATGGAGCACTGCCGAAATTATGAGAACAGCTACAAG AACTTGCAGACAGAAATCCAGAAGCTTAAAGACCAGGTGCAGGAGACTCACAGAGACCTGACTAAACATCATTCCCTCATAAAGACGGACACCATGAGTGAAATCCTGGATAGGTCTctggagatggacagagagatcTCATTAGAATACAAATCTGTCGAGATGATGAGGGCCATTTTTGAAGAG ATCTGGGAAGAGACGTTCCAAAGGGTGGCAAACGAGCAAGAAATTTATGAAG CACAACTTCATGACTTAGTTCAGTTAAAGCAAGAAAATTCCTTCCTGACGACTATCGCTCGACAAATAGGTCCTTATATCCGATCCATAGCAAAGGTGAAGGAACGCCTAGAACCCAG CAGGCTCAAGGAGCCAAAGGAGCTTAAAGATGACCGCACTGAAACCATGCTGAAACTTTATGAGGACAGCAGCATGGAAGCTGATACCCAGCACAG CAATGAACTAACATGTGCCCATGAAGACTTCTGCACTCTGAACCTTTCCGATGACTCCGGTCTCAAAAGCAAGGACCTGTACAGGCTGAACAAGCAGAAATGTACCGCAGACACGAGCCACTGCGTCCCTGTTAAACCACAACTCAGCTGA
- the rnf207b gene encoding RING finger protein 207 isoform X1: MNKAHPFRKYSSSFLTFSEKTKNLQMSGGIFSPLDKLFDPDSANCHPLVCHLCREQYEHPCLLDCYHTFCASCLRGRAVDSRLTCPLCGHQSVVKGVNALPPEDRLLKFLVDNSADSEEVVQCANCDWECKKQDVDAMYYCNTCNQPLCGNCREATHKAKMFSRHEIVSLAKRTKEAHKKCALHEELYIMFSTEKKSMLCINCFRDMPVESRAHCIDIETAYMQGCEKLDQAVLAVKELQTSAREAIVLLKAMIGEVRANVDEEESAICTLFNSMQEKLAERKKILLKAAQSQHEEKERAFKEQLSHLAALLPTLQVHLVTCSAFLSSANKFEFLDMGYQLMERLKKIVKLPHRLRPSQSSKINTEYRSEFARCLEPLLLLGQRRSVSTAGSVSGLGNSGGLLPSVTCHSQTGGHMTLDSSVVRKPTSHRYISTKVLLAEGGESPFMEHCRNYENSYKNLQTEIQKLKDQVQETHRDLTKHHSLIKTDTMSEILDRSLEMDREISLEYKSVEMMRAIFEEIWEETFQRVANEQEIYEAQLHDLVQLKQENSFLTTIARQIGPYIRSIAKVKERLEPSRLKEPKELKDDRTETMLKLYEDSSMEADTQHSNELTCAHEDFCTLNLSDDSGLKSKDLYRLNKQKCTADTSHCVPVKPQLS, from the exons ATGAACAAGGCTCATCCTTTCAGAAAATATTCCAG TTCCTTCCTGACATTCTCCGAAAAGACGAAGAACTTGCAAATGTCTGGAGGAATCTTCTCTCCTTTGGATAAACTTTTCGACCCAGACAGTGCAAACTGCCATCCGCTGGTGTGTCACTTGTGCCGTGAGCAATATGAGCATCCGTGCCTACTGGATTGTTACCACACTTTCTGTGCCAGCTGCCTGCGTGGTAGAGCCGTGGACAGCCGACTCACATGCCCCCTCTGTGG GCACCAGTCTGTTGTGAAAGGGGTGAATGCGCTTCCTCCAGAGGACCGTCTGCTCAAGTTCTTGGTGGATAATTCTGCAGACAGCGAGGAAGTCGTACAGTGTGCCAACTGTGACTGGGAGTGCAAGAAACAG GATGTGGATGCAATGTATTATTGCAACACTTGCAACCAGCCCCTGTGTGGAAACTGCAGAGAAGCCACCCACAAGGCCAAGATGTTCTCGCGCCATGAAATTGTTTCCCTGGCCAAGCGCACCAAAGAAGCCCACAAAAAGTGTG CCCTCCATGAAGAACTATACATCATGTTCTCTACGGAGAAGAAGTCTATGCTTTGCATCAACTGTTTCAGAGACATGCCAGT GGAGAGCAGAGCGCACTGCATTGATATTGAGACAGCCTATATGCAAGGCTGTGAAAAACTGGACCAAGCCGTTTTA GCTGTGAAGGAACTCCAGACATCAGCACGAGAAGCCATTGTTCTCCTGAAAGCTATGATCGGAGAAGTCAGGGCGAACGTGGACGAGGAGGAGAGTGCGATTTGTACCCTTTTTAACAGCATGCAG GAAAAACTAGCTGAGAGAAAGAAGATTCTGCTGAAAGCAGCTCAAAG CCAGCATGAGGAGAAGGAACGGGCTTTTAAAGAGCAGCTGTCACACCTGGCTGCACTGCTGCCAACTCTCCAG GTGCATCTGGTTACATGCTCTGCTTTCCTTAGTTCAGCAAATAAGTTTGAGTTTCTAGACATGGGTTAT CAACTTATGGAGAGGCTGAAGAAGATTGTAAAGCTGCCTCACAGACTGAGACCATCTCAGAGCAGTAAG atcaACACGGAGTATCGATCGGAATTTGCCCGCTGTTTGGAGCCCCTGTTACTTCTAGGTCAGCGGCGCTCAGTGTCCACAGCAGGCAGTGTCTCAGGACTGGGCAACAGCGGTGGATT GCTCCCATCTGTGACCTGTCACTCCCAAACAGGCGGACATATGACTCTAGATTCCTCAGTGGTCCGAAAGCCCACTTCTCACCGCTACATCAGCACTAAGGTCCTCTTGGCTGAGGGTGGAGAGAGTCCCTTCATGGAGCACTGCCGAAATTATGAGAACAGCTACAAG AACTTGCAGACAGAAATCCAGAAGCTTAAAGACCAGGTGCAGGAGACTCACAGAGACCTGACTAAACATCATTCCCTCATAAAGACGGACACCATGAGTGAAATCCTGGATAGGTCTctggagatggacagagagatcTCATTAGAATACAAATCTGTCGAGATGATGAGGGCCATTTTTGAAGAG ATCTGGGAAGAGACGTTCCAAAGGGTGGCAAACGAGCAAGAAATTTATGAAG CACAACTTCATGACTTAGTTCAGTTAAAGCAAGAAAATTCCTTCCTGACGACTATCGCTCGACAAATAGGTCCTTATATCCGATCCATAGCAAAGGTGAAGGAACGCCTAGAACCCAG CAGGCTCAAGGAGCCAAAGGAGCTTAAAGATGACCGCACTGAAACCATGCTGAAACTTTATGAGGACAGCAGCATGGAAGCTGATACCCAGCACAG CAATGAACTAACATGTGCCCATGAAGACTTCTGCACTCTGAACCTTTCCGATGACTCCGGTCTCAAAAGCAAGGACCTGTACAGGCTGAACAAGCAGAAATGTACCGCAGACACGAGCCACTGCGTCCCTGTTAAACCACAACTCAGCTGA
- the rnf207b gene encoding RING finger protein 207 isoform X2, giving the protein MNKAHPFRKYSSSFLTFSEKTKNLQMSGGIFSPLDKLFDPDSANCHPLVCHLCREQYEHPCLLDCYHTFCASCLRGRAVDSRLTCPLCGHQSVVKGVNALPPEDRLLKFLVDNSADSEEVVQCANCDWECKKQDVDAMYYCNTCNQPLCGNCREATHKAKMFSRHEIVSLAKRTKEAHKKCALHEELYIMFSTEKKSMLCINCFRDMPVESRAHCIDIETAYMQGCEKLDQAVLAVKELQTSAREAIVLLKAMIGEVRANVDEEESAICTLFNSMQEKLAERKKILLKAAQSQHEEKERAFKEQLSHLAALLPTLQVHLVTCSAFLSSANKFEFLDMGYQLMERLKKIVKLPHRLRPSQSSKINTEYRSEFARCLEPLLLLGQRRSVSTAGSVSGLGNSGGLLPSVTCHSQTGGHMTLDSSVVRKPTSHRYISTKVLLAEGGESPFMEHCRNYENSYKNLQTEIQKLKDQVQETHRDLTKHHSLIKTDTMSEILDRSLEMDREISLEYKSVEMMRAIFEEIWEETFQRVANEQEIYEAQLHDLVQLKQENSFLTTIARQIGPYIRSIAKVKERLEPRLKEPKELKDDRTETMLKLYEDSSMEADTQHSNELTCAHEDFCTLNLSDDSGLKSKDLYRLNKQKCTADTSHCVPVKPQLS; this is encoded by the exons ATGAACAAGGCTCATCCTTTCAGAAAATATTCCAG TTCCTTCCTGACATTCTCCGAAAAGACGAAGAACTTGCAAATGTCTGGAGGAATCTTCTCTCCTTTGGATAAACTTTTCGACCCAGACAGTGCAAACTGCCATCCGCTGGTGTGTCACTTGTGCCGTGAGCAATATGAGCATCCGTGCCTACTGGATTGTTACCACACTTTCTGTGCCAGCTGCCTGCGTGGTAGAGCCGTGGACAGCCGACTCACATGCCCCCTCTGTGG GCACCAGTCTGTTGTGAAAGGGGTGAATGCGCTTCCTCCAGAGGACCGTCTGCTCAAGTTCTTGGTGGATAATTCTGCAGACAGCGAGGAAGTCGTACAGTGTGCCAACTGTGACTGGGAGTGCAAGAAACAG GATGTGGATGCAATGTATTATTGCAACACTTGCAACCAGCCCCTGTGTGGAAACTGCAGAGAAGCCACCCACAAGGCCAAGATGTTCTCGCGCCATGAAATTGTTTCCCTGGCCAAGCGCACCAAAGAAGCCCACAAAAAGTGTG CCCTCCATGAAGAACTATACATCATGTTCTCTACGGAGAAGAAGTCTATGCTTTGCATCAACTGTTTCAGAGACATGCCAGT GGAGAGCAGAGCGCACTGCATTGATATTGAGACAGCCTATATGCAAGGCTGTGAAAAACTGGACCAAGCCGTTTTA GCTGTGAAGGAACTCCAGACATCAGCACGAGAAGCCATTGTTCTCCTGAAAGCTATGATCGGAGAAGTCAGGGCGAACGTGGACGAGGAGGAGAGTGCGATTTGTACCCTTTTTAACAGCATGCAG GAAAAACTAGCTGAGAGAAAGAAGATTCTGCTGAAAGCAGCTCAAAG CCAGCATGAGGAGAAGGAACGGGCTTTTAAAGAGCAGCTGTCACACCTGGCTGCACTGCTGCCAACTCTCCAG GTGCATCTGGTTACATGCTCTGCTTTCCTTAGTTCAGCAAATAAGTTTGAGTTTCTAGACATGGGTTAT CAACTTATGGAGAGGCTGAAGAAGATTGTAAAGCTGCCTCACAGACTGAGACCATCTCAGAGCAGTAAG atcaACACGGAGTATCGATCGGAATTTGCCCGCTGTTTGGAGCCCCTGTTACTTCTAGGTCAGCGGCGCTCAGTGTCCACAGCAGGCAGTGTCTCAGGACTGGGCAACAGCGGTGGATT GCTCCCATCTGTGACCTGTCACTCCCAAACAGGCGGACATATGACTCTAGATTCCTCAGTGGTCCGAAAGCCCACTTCTCACCGCTACATCAGCACTAAGGTCCTCTTGGCTGAGGGTGGAGAGAGTCCCTTCATGGAGCACTGCCGAAATTATGAGAACAGCTACAAG AACTTGCAGACAGAAATCCAGAAGCTTAAAGACCAGGTGCAGGAGACTCACAGAGACCTGACTAAACATCATTCCCTCATAAAGACGGACACCATGAGTGAAATCCTGGATAGGTCTctggagatggacagagagatcTCATTAGAATACAAATCTGTCGAGATGATGAGGGCCATTTTTGAAGAG ATCTGGGAAGAGACGTTCCAAAGGGTGGCAAACGAGCAAGAAATTTATGAAG CACAACTTCATGACTTAGTTCAGTTAAAGCAAGAAAATTCCTTCCTGACGACTATCGCTCGACAAATAGGTCCTTATATCCGATCCATAGCAAAGGTGAAGGAACGCCTAGAACCCAG GCTCAAGGAGCCAAAGGAGCTTAAAGATGACCGCACTGAAACCATGCTGAAACTTTATGAGGACAGCAGCATGGAAGCTGATACCCAGCACAG CAATGAACTAACATGTGCCCATGAAGACTTCTGCACTCTGAACCTTTCCGATGACTCCGGTCTCAAAAGCAAGGACCTGTACAGGCTGAACAAGCAGAAATGTACCGCAGACACGAGCCACTGCGTCCCTGTTAAACCACAACTCAGCTGA
- the rnf207b gene encoding RING finger protein 207 isoform X4, with product MFMHQSVVKGVNALPPEDRLLKFLVDNSADSEEVVQCANCDWECKKQDVDAMYYCNTCNQPLCGNCREATHKAKMFSRHEIVSLAKRTKEAHKKCALHEELYIMFSTEKKSMLCINCFRDMPVESRAHCIDIETAYMQGCEKLDQAVLAVKELQTSAREAIVLLKAMIGEVRANVDEEESAICTLFNSMQEKLAERKKILLKAAQSQHEEKERAFKEQLSHLAALLPTLQVHLVTCSAFLSSANKFEFLDMGYQLMERLKKIVKLPHRLRPSQSSKINTEYRSEFARCLEPLLLLGQRRSVSTAGSVSGLGNSGGLLPSVTCHSQTGGHMTLDSSVVRKPTSHRYISTKVLLAEGGESPFMEHCRNYENSYKNLQTEIQKLKDQVQETHRDLTKHHSLIKTDTMSEILDRSLEMDREISLEYKSVEMMRAIFEEIWEETFQRVANEQEIYEAQLHDLVQLKQENSFLTTIARQIGPYIRSIAKVKERLEPSRLKEPKELKDDRTETMLKLYEDSSMEADTQHSNELTCAHEDFCTLNLSDDSGLKSKDLYRLNKQKCTADTSHCVPVKPQLS from the exons ATGTTTAT GCACCAGTCTGTTGTGAAAGGGGTGAATGCGCTTCCTCCAGAGGACCGTCTGCTCAAGTTCTTGGTGGATAATTCTGCAGACAGCGAGGAAGTCGTACAGTGTGCCAACTGTGACTGGGAGTGCAAGAAACAG GATGTGGATGCAATGTATTATTGCAACACTTGCAACCAGCCCCTGTGTGGAAACTGCAGAGAAGCCACCCACAAGGCCAAGATGTTCTCGCGCCATGAAATTGTTTCCCTGGCCAAGCGCACCAAAGAAGCCCACAAAAAGTGTG CCCTCCATGAAGAACTATACATCATGTTCTCTACGGAGAAGAAGTCTATGCTTTGCATCAACTGTTTCAGAGACATGCCAGT GGAGAGCAGAGCGCACTGCATTGATATTGAGACAGCCTATATGCAAGGCTGTGAAAAACTGGACCAAGCCGTTTTA GCTGTGAAGGAACTCCAGACATCAGCACGAGAAGCCATTGTTCTCCTGAAAGCTATGATCGGAGAAGTCAGGGCGAACGTGGACGAGGAGGAGAGTGCGATTTGTACCCTTTTTAACAGCATGCAG GAAAAACTAGCTGAGAGAAAGAAGATTCTGCTGAAAGCAGCTCAAAG CCAGCATGAGGAGAAGGAACGGGCTTTTAAAGAGCAGCTGTCACACCTGGCTGCACTGCTGCCAACTCTCCAG GTGCATCTGGTTACATGCTCTGCTTTCCTTAGTTCAGCAAATAAGTTTGAGTTTCTAGACATGGGTTAT CAACTTATGGAGAGGCTGAAGAAGATTGTAAAGCTGCCTCACAGACTGAGACCATCTCAGAGCAGTAAG atcaACACGGAGTATCGATCGGAATTTGCCCGCTGTTTGGAGCCCCTGTTACTTCTAGGTCAGCGGCGCTCAGTGTCCACAGCAGGCAGTGTCTCAGGACTGGGCAACAGCGGTGGATT GCTCCCATCTGTGACCTGTCACTCCCAAACAGGCGGACATATGACTCTAGATTCCTCAGTGGTCCGAAAGCCCACTTCTCACCGCTACATCAGCACTAAGGTCCTCTTGGCTGAGGGTGGAGAGAGTCCCTTCATGGAGCACTGCCGAAATTATGAGAACAGCTACAAG AACTTGCAGACAGAAATCCAGAAGCTTAAAGACCAGGTGCAGGAGACTCACAGAGACCTGACTAAACATCATTCCCTCATAAAGACGGACACCATGAGTGAAATCCTGGATAGGTCTctggagatggacagagagatcTCATTAGAATACAAATCTGTCGAGATGATGAGGGCCATTTTTGAAGAG ATCTGGGAAGAGACGTTCCAAAGGGTGGCAAACGAGCAAGAAATTTATGAAG CACAACTTCATGACTTAGTTCAGTTAAAGCAAGAAAATTCCTTCCTGACGACTATCGCTCGACAAATAGGTCCTTATATCCGATCCATAGCAAAGGTGAAGGAACGCCTAGAACCCAG CAGGCTCAAGGAGCCAAAGGAGCTTAAAGATGACCGCACTGAAACCATGCTGAAACTTTATGAGGACAGCAGCATGGAAGCTGATACCCAGCACAG CAATGAACTAACATGTGCCCATGAAGACTTCTGCACTCTGAACCTTTCCGATGACTCCGGTCTCAAAAGCAAGGACCTGTACAGGCTGAACAAGCAGAAATGTACCGCAGACACGAGCCACTGCGTCCCTGTTAAACCACAACTCAGCTGA
- the LOC131366013 gene encoding large ribosomal subunit protein eL22-like, whose protein sequence is MRSLLFFLSYNFFAMAPLRRQAVPGKGGKKKKQVLKFTLDCTHPVEDGIMDAANFEQFLQERIKVNGKAGNLGGGVITIERSKSKITVSSEVPFSKRYLKYLTKKYLKKNNLRDWLRVVANTKESYELRYFQINQDEEDEEDED, encoded by the exons ATGCGCAGTTTGTTGTTCTTCCTCTCGTACAATTTTTTCGCCATGGCTCCGCTG agGAGACAAGCTGTGCCAGGCAAAGGTGGCAAGAAAAAGAAGCAAGTGCTGAAGTTCACTCTGGACTGTACTCACCCAGTTGAGGATGGCATCATGGATGCGGCCAACTTT GAGCAGTTCCTTCAGGAGCGCATCAAAGTGAATGGCAAAGCAGGAAACCTCGGTGGTGGGGTCATAACTATTGAGAGAAGCAAAAGCAAGATCACAGTTTCCTCCGAGGTTCCCTTCTCCAAAAG GTACCTGAAGTATCTTACAAAGAAGTACTTGAAGAAGAACAACCTCAGAGACTGGCTGCGTGTTGTGGCTAATACGAAGGAAAGTTATGAGCTTCGCTACTTCCAGATCAACCAAGatgaggaggacgaggaggacgAAGATTAA